Proteins co-encoded in one Clostridia bacterium genomic window:
- a CDS encoding transporter substrate-binding domain-containing protein yields MKKLIAIIMVVALAVIGCSALAACSNTEKTLQVYTNAGFAPFEYVDTNGKVVGVDIDIMNYIGKELGYKVIINDIEFKEILNQVQGNKFAVGAAGMSKNDERDKVAISSIVYATSVQYVIAPNGTFADNAVVTLDQLLAAANKIGIQAGTTGQYLVEDYIAAKSAANSTIEYANAIVASTDIGSTLGAVVIDELPAKSIAASKSNLSCWKIDAEPESYVLYFNKDAGDLVKSVNTVLEKMIKDGTINQYIINHSNGN; encoded by the coding sequence ATGAAAAAATTGATTGCAATTATTATGGTAGTCGCCTTGGCCGTCATCGGATGCTCGGCTTTGGCCGCTTGCTCCAACACGGAGAAGACTTTGCAGGTTTACACCAACGCGGGCTTCGCGCCCTTCGAGTACGTGGACACCAACGGCAAGGTCGTGGGCGTCGATATCGACATTATGAACTATATCGGCAAAGAACTCGGCTACAAAGTTATCATCAACGATATCGAGTTCAAAGAGATACTCAACCAGGTGCAAGGCAACAAGTTCGCCGTAGGCGCCGCCGGTATGTCCAAGAACGACGAGCGTGACAAAGTGGCCATTTCGTCCATCGTGTACGCCACTTCCGTCCAATACGTCATCGCCCCCAACGGCACCTTCGCCGACAACGCCGTGGTGACGCTCGACCAACTCCTTGCCGCCGCCAACAAGATCGGTATCCAAGCGGGTACGACCGGCCAATACCTCGTAGAGGACTACATTGCGGCGAAATCGGCCGCCAACAGCACCATCGAGTATGCCAACGCCATCGTGGCCAGCACGGACATCGGTTCGACCTTGGGCGCCGTCGTCATTGACGAATTGCCCGCCAAGTCCATCGCCGCGTCCAAGAGCAACCTCTCTTGCTGGAAGATCGACGCCGAGCCGGAAAGTTACGTGCTCTACTTCAACAAGGATGCCGGCGACCTCGTCAAGAGCGTCAACACCGTTTTGGAAAAGATGATCAAGGACGGCACCATCAACCAATATATCATCAATCACAGCAACGGCAACTGA
- a CDS encoding amino acid ABC transporter permease, whose product MLIALGAIIIGFVIGVLLAVVRIAPKTNVVVKFLDKIAQLYITVIRGTPTMVQLLIMYSSIMVGFKYLETNILVPIVAFGINSGAYMAEIIRSGINSVDVGQIEAGRSVGLSWVTTMWKIVIPQAIKVVIPTIFNEIIILVKETSVVSVIALRMGGIQKWDLLGLTSKMAVAKPATYNAFLYTAAALYLIVVLLLTLVQKGIEKRMKINERRH is encoded by the coding sequence TTGTTAATCGCGTTGGGCGCCATCATCATCGGCTTCGTCATCGGCGTTTTGCTCGCCGTCGTGCGTATCGCTCCCAAGACCAACGTCGTTGTCAAGTTTCTTGACAAGATCGCCCAACTGTATATCACGGTCATTCGCGGCACGCCGACGATGGTACAGCTTCTCATTATGTACAGCTCCATCATGGTGGGGTTCAAATACCTCGAGACCAACATACTCGTGCCCATCGTGGCCTTCGGCATCAACAGCGGCGCCTATATGGCCGAGATCATTCGTTCGGGCATCAATTCGGTGGACGTCGGCCAGATCGAGGCGGGGCGCAGCGTGGGTTTGAGTTGGGTGACGACCATGTGGAAGATCGTCATTCCGCAGGCCATCAAGGTGGTCATTCCCACCATCTTCAACGAGATCATCATTTTGGTCAAGGAGACCTCGGTCGTCAGCGTCATCGCCTTGCGTATGGGCGGCATACAGAAGTGGGATCTATTGGGCCTTACCAGCAAGATGGCCGTGGCTAAGCCCGCCACCTACAACGCGTTTCTATACACGGCGGCGGCTTTGTACTTGATCGTCGTGTTGCTGCTGACGCTTGTGCAAAAGGGCATAGAAAAGAGGATGAAGATAAATGAGCGACGCCATTGA
- a CDS encoding ATP-binding cassette domain-containing protein, which translates to MNTDTTETRQPLIDVRYLTKKFGDLLVLDEISTKIYAGECVVIIGPSGGGKSTFLRCLNVLEDPTAGEIFFDGDDLTDLKIDINLCRQKMGMVFQQFNLFNNLTVMKNITLAPIIVGKKRLKAAKRNNRVMPAYNKWLERNKKRIYARIDAKLAKARAVIEETNAQLKPVEEAWEKTKYNYERKGRTMVGYDPKLTKEKLKLVTKIENAERVVDRTTYPQPKQYIEPEFATKKEIVEAANANARRLLERIGLAEKADVYPSTLSGGQKQRIAIVRALAMNPKVMLFDEPTSALDPEMVGEVLDLIKQIAEEGMTMVIVTHEMGFAKEVGSRVLFIDQGKIAEDNTPKELFENPQNPRLKEFLSKVLM; encoded by the coding sequence ATGAATACGGATACGACCGAAACGCGTCAGCCCCTTATCGACGTGCGCTATCTCACCAAGAAGTTCGGCGACCTTTTGGTGCTGGACGAGATCTCCACCAAGATATACGCAGGGGAGTGCGTGGTCATCATCGGCCCGTCGGGCGGTGGCAAAAGCACGTTTTTGCGCTGTCTCAACGTGTTGGAGGACCCCACGGCGGGCGAAATCTTCTTCGACGGCGACGACCTCACCGACCTCAAGATCGACATCAATCTTTGTCGGCAGAAGATGGGCATGGTGTTTCAGCAATTCAACCTGTTCAACAACCTCACTGTGATGAAAAACATCACCTTGGCGCCCATCATCGTGGGCAAAAAGCGGCTCAAAGCGGCCAAACGCAACAACCGCGTCATGCCCGCCTACAACAAGTGGTTGGAGCGCAACAAGAAGCGCATCTACGCGCGGATAGACGCCAAATTGGCCAAAGCGCGCGCCGTCATCGAGGAGACGAACGCACAGTTGAAGCCCGTTGAGGAAGCGTGGGAAAAGACCAAATACAACTACGAGCGCAAAGGGCGCACGATGGTGGGCTACGACCCCAAACTCACCAAAGAAAAACTCAAATTGGTCACCAAGATAGAGAACGCCGAGCGCGTGGTGGATCGCACGACCTACCCGCAACCCAAGCAGTATATCGAGCCCGAGTTCGCCACCAAAAAAGAGATCGTGGAAGCGGCCAACGCCAACGCCAGACGCTTGTTGGAGCGCATCGGGCTTGCGGAGAAGGCGGACGTATATCCTTCCACTTTGTCGGGCGGGCAAAAACAGCGTATCGCCATCGTCCGCGCCTTGGCCATGAATCCCAAGGTAATGTTGTTCGACGAGCCCACGTCGGCCTTGGACCCCGAGATGGTGGGCGAGGTGCTGGACCTCATCAAGCAGATCGCCGAGGAGGGTATGACGATGGTCATCGTCACGCACGAGATGGGCTTCGCCAAAGAGGTGGGTAGTCGCGTCTTGTTCATCGACCAAGGCAAGATCGCCGAGGACAACACCCCCAAGGAGTTGTTCGAGAACCCCCAAAACCCGCGTCTAAAAGAGTTTTTGTCCAAGGTGCTTATGTAG
- a CDS encoding isocitrate/isopropylmalate dehydrogenase family protein, whose translation MSNIQQQVEQAVAAYRRLLEEQLERCDRMAAETGKVDWINAPHITVGLCAGDGIGPIIMREAKRVMEYLLADEIAKGRVELRDIEGLTIENRIAVGKAIPDDVLAELKACDVILKGPTTTLNGGTLESANVAMRRELDLYANVRPVVVPQEGIDWTFFRENTEGEYVLGSRGVEIEGKLAMDFKVTTDLGTERIARAAFEYARQNGKTSVAIITKANIMKKTDGKFSAICHRIAQEYPEITADEYYIDIMTANLVNARNRNKYQVFVLPNLYGDIITDEAAQIQGGVGTAGSANLGDRHAMFEAIHGSGLRMMQEGRGEYANPSSVMKAAAMLMRHIGYGEKASRLESALITCNETEKRVVMTGNSTGATAKEFADYVIEKL comes from the coding sequence ATGAGCAATATCCAACAACAAGTGGAACAAGCGGTGGCGGCCTATCGCCGTTTACTCGAAGAACAACTCGAGCGGTGCGACCGCATGGCGGCCGAAACGGGCAAAGTGGACTGGATCAACGCGCCCCATATCACGGTGGGATTGTGCGCGGGCGACGGCATAGGACCCATCATCATGCGCGAAGCGAAGCGCGTGATGGAATACCTGCTTGCGGACGAAATAGCCAAAGGCCGCGTGGAACTGCGCGACATAGAGGGCCTGACCATCGAAAACCGCATCGCCGTAGGCAAAGCCATCCCCGACGACGTGCTGGCCGAACTCAAAGCGTGCGACGTCATTTTGAAAGGTCCCACCACCACCCTCAACGGCGGCACCTTGGAGAGCGCCAACGTGGCTATGCGCCGCGAGTTGGACCTCTACGCCAACGTGCGCCCCGTGGTCGTGCCCCAAGAGGGCATCGATTGGACCTTCTTCCGCGAGAACACGGAAGGCGAGTACGTGCTGGGTAGCCGCGGCGTGGAGATAGAGGGCAAGTTGGCGATGGATTTCAAAGTGACCACAGACCTCGGCACCGAGCGCATCGCGCGCGCCGCCTTCGAGTACGCCCGCCAAAACGGCAAAACCTCGGTGGCCATCATCACCAAGGCCAACATTATGAAGAAAACGGACGGCAAGTTCTCGGCGATATGCCATCGCATCGCCCAAGAATATCCGGAGATCACCGCGGACGAATACTATATCGACATTATGACCGCCAACCTGGTCAACGCGCGCAACCGCAACAAGTATCAGGTGTTCGTGCTGCCCAACCTCTATGGCGATATCATCACGGACGAAGCCGCGCAGATACAGGGCGGCGTGGGTACGGCGGGTAGCGCCAACCTCGGCGACCGCCACGCCATGTTCGAGGCGATACACGGCTCGGGCCTACGCATGATGCAGGAAGGTCGCGGCGAATACGCCAACCCCTCCAGCGTGATGAAAGCGGCGGCCATGCTCATGCGCCACATTGGCTACGGCGAAAAAGCGAGCCGATTGGAAAGCGCGCTCATCACGTGCAACGAAACCGAAAAACGCGTCGTGATGACGGGCAACAGTACGGGCGCGACCGCCAAAGAATTCGCGGACTACGTGATAGAGAAACTGTGA
- a CDS encoding aconitate hydratase — protein MGLTIAEKIIKAHLVSGEMVAGTEIALRIDQTLTQDATGTMAYLEFESMGVGQVRTEKSVAYIDHNTLQSGFENADDHRYIQSVCAKHGIWFSRPGNGICHQVHLERFGVPGKTLIGSDSHTPTGGGLGMLAFGAGGMDVAVAMGGGAYYITMPKMIKVNLTGKLRPFVTAKDVSLEILRILSVKGGVGYIVEWGGEGVKTLSVPERATITNMGTELGATTSIFPSDEITRAFLAAEGREKDFVPLASDEDARYDRVIDIDLDELEPLIACPHSPDNVVTVASLAGTKVDQVCVGSCTNSSLLDMYKVAAMLKGRTISPDVSMSVSPGSKQVLKMLSASGALVDILSSGARLLECACGPCIGMGFSPNSAGVSLRTFNRNFLGRSGTADAKVYLVSPETAVAAALTGYITDPRTLGVDVNVTLPDAFTLDDTAVLAPVSPDKAEQVEIVRGPNIKPFPEARPQGDELTAELVLKVGDNITTDHIMPAGAKILPYRSNIPYLSQFCFAVCDKTFAERAKAAEQSVVVGGVNYGQGSSREHAALVPLYLGVRAVVAKSFARIHTANLINAGIMPLTFQNAADYDKIAQGDKLSIAGVWKGMDEGKMTLVDETNGVRIPLICAFTDRQKAILKAGGLLAYTGTQLQ, from the coding sequence ATGGGACTGACGATTGCCGAAAAAATCATCAAAGCTCACCTCGTATCGGGTGAAATGGTCGCGGGGACGGAAATCGCCCTCCGCATCGACCAAACCCTCACGCAGGACGCCACGGGCACTATGGCCTATCTGGAATTCGAGAGTATGGGCGTGGGGCAGGTGCGCACCGAGAAGAGCGTGGCCTATATCGACCACAATACCCTACAGTCGGGCTTCGAGAACGCGGACGACCACCGTTACATTCAGTCGGTGTGCGCCAAACACGGCATTTGGTTCTCCCGCCCCGGCAACGGCATTTGCCACCAAGTACACCTCGAGCGGTTCGGCGTGCCCGGCAAAACCCTCATCGGTTCGGACAGCCACACCCCCACGGGCGGCGGCTTGGGTATGCTGGCATTCGGCGCGGGCGGTATGGACGTGGCGGTGGCCATGGGCGGCGGCGCGTACTATATCACGATGCCCAAAATGATCAAAGTAAACCTGACGGGCAAGTTGCGGCCCTTCGTGACCGCCAAAGACGTCAGTCTGGAAATACTGCGCATTCTGTCCGTCAAGGGCGGCGTGGGCTATATCGTGGAATGGGGCGGCGAAGGCGTCAAGACCTTGTCCGTGCCCGAGCGCGCCACCATCACCAATATGGGGACGGAGTTGGGCGCTACCACCTCTATCTTCCCCTCGGACGAGATCACCCGCGCGTTTTTGGCGGCGGAAGGTCGCGAAAAGGACTTCGTGCCCCTCGCCTCGGACGAGGACGCTCGTTACGACCGCGTGATCGATATCGACCTCGACGAGTTGGAACCCCTTATCGCCTGCCCCCACAGCCCCGACAACGTGGTGACGGTGGCAAGCCTGGCGGGTACCAAGGTGGACCAGGTGTGCGTGGGCAGTTGCACCAACAGTTCCCTCTTGGATATGTACAAGGTGGCCGCCATGCTCAAGGGACGCACCATCTCCCCCGACGTGAGTATGTCCGTGTCGCCGGGCAGCAAGCAAGTGCTCAAAATGCTGTCTGCATCGGGCGCGTTGGTGGATATTCTGTCGAGCGGCGCACGCCTTCTCGAATGCGCGTGTGGTCCGTGTATCGGCATGGGGTTCTCCCCCAACTCGGCGGGCGTGAGTCTGCGCACCTTCAACCGCAATTTCCTCGGCCGTAGCGGAACGGCGGACGCCAAAGTGTACCTCGTTTCGCCCGAAACGGCGGTGGCGGCGGCTCTCACCGGCTATATCACCGACCCCCGCACGTTGGGCGTGGACGTGAACGTCACCTTGCCCGACGCGTTTACCTTGGACGATACGGCGGTACTTGCGCCCGTATCGCCCGACAAGGCCGAACAGGTGGAAATAGTGCGCGGGCCGAATATCAAGCCCTTCCCCGAAGCAAGACCGCAAGGGGACGAACTGACGGCCGAGCTCGTCCTGAAAGTGGGCGACAATATCACCACCGACCACATTATGCCCGCAGGCGCCAAAATACTGCCCTACCGCAGCAATATCCCCTACCTCTCGCAATTCTGCTTCGCCGTGTGCGACAAGACCTTTGCCGAACGGGCCAAAGCCGCCGAGCAAAGCGTCGTGGTGGGCGGCGTCAACTACGGGCAGGGTTCCTCGCGCGAACACGCGGCGTTGGTGCCCCTCTACCTCGGCGTACGCGCCGTGGTGGCCAAGAGTTTCGCCCGTATTCACACGGCCAACCTCATCAACGCGGGCATCATGCCCCTCACCTTCCAAAACGCCGCCGACTACGACAAGATCGCCCAAGGCGACAAGCTGTCCATCGCGGGCGTTTGGAAGGGTATGGACGAGGGCAAAATGACCTTGGTGGACGAAACGAACGGGGTACGTATACCCCTTATCTGTGCCTTTACCGACCGACAAAAGGCCATCTTGAAAGCAGGCGGCCTGTTGGCCTACACGGGCACGCAATTACAATAG
- a CDS encoding GntR family transcriptional regulator, producing the protein MFEHKPVSLSDQVFERLEDEILWGNYQRGDTLTEMKLVADLGVSRTPIRDALRRLEQERLVEITPRGILVLGVTKKDLADIYAIRIRIEGLAAREAAKYITDKQLAELKETLELQEFYTEKQNPDSIKGMDSQFHRQIYQYSGSTILYDTLIPLHKKIQRYRRAAMSVSSRAQASVAEHRAVYDALAAHDADAADKLMIEHVRKARDHTLEQEDRL; encoded by the coding sequence ATGTTTGAACACAAACCCGTATCATTATCAGACCAGGTTTTCGAACGGTTGGAGGACGAAATACTGTGGGGTAACTACCAACGCGGCGACACCCTTACCGAAATGAAGTTGGTAGCGGATTTGGGGGTATCGCGTACCCCTATTCGTGACGCTTTGCGCCGATTGGAGCAGGAAAGGCTGGTGGAAATCACCCCCCGCGGCATCCTCGTGCTCGGCGTCACCAAGAAGGACTTGGCGGATATCTACGCCATCCGTATCCGCATAGAGGGATTGGCGGCGCGCGAGGCGGCCAAGTACATTACGGACAAACAGTTGGCCGAACTCAAAGAGACCTTGGAGTTGCAGGAATTTTACACCGAAAAGCAAAACCCCGACAGCATCAAGGGTATGGACAGCCAATTCCACCGTCAAATCTATCAATATTCGGGCAGCACCATCCTGTACGACACGCTCATTCCTTTGCACAAGAAGATACAGCGCTATCGTCGGGCGGCCATGTCCGTTTCGTCGAGGGCGCAGGCTTCCGTGGCCGAGCACCGCGCCGTGTACGATGCGCTGGCGGCGCACGACGCCGACGCGGCGGACAAATTGATGATAGAACACGTGCGCAAGGCACGCGATCACACGTTGGAGCAGGAGGATAGATTATAA
- a CDS encoding 2-isopropylmalate synthase: MVEISEKSNLLEQKIVRYKLQEVDEPNLYRDIFPYNEVPRIAFNHRRVNINMPREIWITDTTFRDGQQSVEPYTVKQIVDLYKLMSRLAGPYGIIRQTEFFVYSKKDREALEKCRELGLKFPEITTWIRASREDFRLVRDMGIRETGILVSCSDYHIFKKMKSDRKSIMDKYIATIGDAFEAGVMPRCHLEDLTRADFYGFVVPFVNEVMKMSRDANIPVRIRACDTMGYGIPYPEVEIPRSVPGMIYGLQHYSDVPSEMLEWHGHNDFYKAVTNATTAWLYGASGVNCSLLGIGERTGNVPLEAMVFEYAGLRGSFDGMDPTAITEIADYFQKEIGYKIPPMTPFVGRNFNVTRAGIHADGLLKDEEIYNIFDTTKILNRRPTVMLGQNSGLAGIAYWINENYSLSANEAIDKRDPLVVAVKAWIDEEYADGRQTTLSVAELEEKIEVLSQGKLRRL; the protein is encoded by the coding sequence ATGGTAGAAATTTCCGAAAAATCCAATCTTTTGGAACAAAAAATCGTCCGCTACAAGTTGCAAGAGGTGGACGAGCCCAACCTGTACCGCGATATTTTCCCGTACAACGAAGTACCCCGTATCGCCTTCAACCATCGGCGCGTCAATATCAATATGCCGCGCGAGATATGGATAACGGACACCACGTTCCGCGACGGACAGCAATCGGTGGAGCCGTACACGGTGAAGCAGATCGTAGACCTGTACAAGTTGATGTCGAGGCTTGCGGGCCCCTACGGCATCATTCGGCAGACCGAATTTTTCGTGTACAGCAAGAAAGACCGCGAGGCCTTGGAAAAATGCCGCGAATTGGGGCTGAAGTTTCCCGAAATCACCACTTGGATACGCGCGAGCCGCGAGGATTTCCGCTTGGTGCGGGATATGGGCATCCGCGAGACGGGCATATTGGTGAGTTGCAGCGACTATCATATCTTCAAGAAAATGAAGAGCGACCGCAAATCCATTATGGACAAGTATATCGCCACAATAGGCGACGCGTTCGAGGCGGGCGTTATGCCGCGCTGTCACCTGGAAGACCTGACGCGCGCCGACTTCTACGGCTTCGTCGTGCCCTTTGTCAACGAGGTGATGAAAATGAGCCGTGACGCAAACATCCCCGTACGTATACGGGCTTGCGATACCATGGGCTACGGCATACCCTACCCCGAGGTGGAGATACCGCGCAGCGTGCCGGGCATGATCTACGGCTTGCAACACTACTCGGACGTGCCCAGCGAAATGCTCGAATGGCACGGGCACAACGACTTCTACAAGGCCGTCACCAACGCCACGACGGCGTGGCTGTACGGCGCGTCGGGCGTCAACTGCTCGCTATTGGGTATAGGCGAGCGGACGGGCAACGTGCCCTTGGAGGCGATGGTCTTCGAGTACGCGGGGCTTCGCGGCAGTTTCGACGGCATGGACCCCACCGCCATCACAGAGATAGCCGACTACTTCCAAAAAGAGATCGGGTACAAGATCCCGCCGATGACGCCTTTCGTGGGGCGCAACTTCAACGTCACCCGCGCGGGCATTCACGCGGACGGATTGCTGAAAGACGAAGAGATATACAATATTTTCGACACCACCAAGATCCTCAACCGCCGCCCGACCGTTATGCTGGGGCAAAACTCGGGCTTGGCGGGCATCGCCTACTGGATCAACGAGAACTACAGCCTCTCGGCAAACGAGGCCATCGACAAGCGCGATCCTTTGGTGGTGGCCGTCAAAGCGTGGATTGACGAGGAATACGCGGACGGCAGACAGACCACCCTGTCGGTTGCCGAGTTGGAAGAGAAGATCGAAGTGCTGTCCCAAGGCAAATTGAGAAGACTATAA
- a CDS encoding uL15 family ribosomal protein: MENRDSKCKLGQKVDRPLGWGIMGSILIVVFTLGLVAACLAAENSKGVTAVIVIGAIALAALILYVVCYYVKNGKNKEEAIAPATDEVAPQTPVEVAPVAAPAEEVVAAEEEVAENVAAEESAAEEVAAEAIEEAVEEEEVQEEVAPVEETQPEEAIPAESVEETPAAVEEPVPEEPAGPTITVEEARVTMSDDEALALIEVRSSNRVDGPMCTVNVGILSATFANGDEVTLQALQAKGIVPRKQNGYIVLAQGTINKALTVVANDFSADAVKMIVAAGGKAVGC, translated from the coding sequence ATGGAAAATCGTGATTCGAAGTGCAAGTTGGGCCAAAAAGTGGATCGCCCCCTCGGCTGGGGCATTATGGGCAGTATCCTCATCGTCGTCTTTACGTTGGGGTTGGTCGCCGCGTGTTTGGCCGCCGAGAATTCCAAAGGCGTTACCGCCGTCATCGTCATAGGCGCCATCGCGTTGGCCGCCCTTATCCTGTACGTCGTATGCTATTACGTCAAGAATGGCAAGAACAAAGAGGAAGCCATCGCCCCCGCAACGGACGAAGTCGCCCCTCAAACGCCCGTTGAGGTAGCCCCCGTCGCCGCTCCCGCGGAAGAGGTCGTGGCCGCCGAAGAAGAAGTTGCCGAGAACGTCGCCGCGGAAGAATCCGCCGCCGAAGAAGTCGCCGCCGAGGCGATAGAAGAGGCCGTCGAAGAGGAAGAAGTGCAAGAGGAAGTTGCACCGGTCGAAGAGACGCAACCCGAAGAAGCGATTCCCGCCGAATCGGTCGAGGAGACGCCCGCTGCCGTTGAAGAGCCCGTGCCCGAAGAGCCCGCCGGTCCCACCATCACGGTGGAAGAAGCGCGCGTCACCATGTCGGACGACGAGGCCCTCGCCCTTATCGAGGTTCGCTCGTCCAACCGTGTGGATGGTCCTATGTGCACGGTCAACGTGGGTATACTTTCCGCTACCTTTGCGAACGGCGACGAGGTTACGTTGCAGGCATTGCAGGCCAAAGGGATCGTTCCGCGCAAGCAAAACGGCTACATCGTGTTGGCCCAAGGCACCATCAACAAGGCTCTCACCGTCGTCGCCAACGATTTCTCGGCCGACGCGGTCAAGATGATCGTCGCCGCGGGCGGCAAAGCAGTCGGTTGCTAA